A genomic window from Quercus lobata isolate SW786 chromosome 10, ValleyOak3.0 Primary Assembly, whole genome shotgun sequence includes:
- the LOC115963510 gene encoding pre-mRNA-splicing factor ATP-dependent RNA helicase DEAH1-like isoform X1, which produces MASDGNLKTWVSDKLMLILGYSQPTLVQYIIGLAKKATSPADVVNNLVECGLSLSSDTRAFAEEIFTRVPRKSSGVNLYQKQEREAAMLARKQKTYALLDADDEEEDNVVGDDAEHRSSIAAAPETRKADTNRKRFRKKIESQDDEDDEVIAWGEGKGQVKRQTSEDEDDGSESEEERLRDQREREQLEQNIRERDAIGTRKLTESKLTRREEEEAIRRSNALEQDGIGSLRKVSRQEYLKKREQKKLEELRDDIEDEQYLFDGVKLTEAEYRELRYKKEIYEIVKKRSEEDDNTNEYRMPEAYDEEGGVNQEKRFAVAMQRYRDQGAADKMNPFAEQEAWEEHQIGKATMKYGSKNKKQISDDYQFVFEDQIDFIKASVMGGENIDNEEATELLEKSMAKSALEKLQEDRKSLPIYPYRDQLLQAIEDHQILVIVGETGSGKTTQIPQYLHEVGYTKRGKIGCTQPRRVAAMSVAARVSQEMGVKLGHEVGYSIRFEDCTSEKTVLKYMTDGMLLREFLGEPDLESYSVVMVDEAHERTLSTDILFGLVKDIARFRPDLKLLISSATLDAEKFSDYFDSAPIFKFPGRRYPVEIHYTKAPEADYLDAAIVTVLQIHVTQELGDILVFFTGQEEIETAEEIIKHRIRGLGTKIAELIICPIYANLPTELQAKIFEATPEGARKVVLATNIAETSLTIDGIKYVIDPGFCKMKSYNPRTGMESLLIAPVSKASANQRAGRAGRTGPGKCFRLYTAYNYYNDMEDNTIPEIQRTNLANVVLSLKSLGIHDLINFDFMDPPPSEALLKALELLFALSALNKLGELTKVGRRMAEFPLDPMLSKAIVASDNYKCSDEMISIAAMLSIGNSIFYRPKDKQVHADNARMNFHTGNVGDHIALLKVYDSWKETNYSTQWCYENYIQVRSMKRARDIRDQLEGLLERVEIELTSNASDLEPIKKAITSGFFPNSARLQKNGSYRTVKHPQTVHIHPSSGLAQILPRWVIYHELVLTTKEYMRQVTELKPEWLVEIAPHYYQLKDVEDSGMKKKPRAEEGQGL; this is translated from the exons ATGGCGAGTGATGGGAATTTGAAGACATGGGTATCTGATAAGTTGATGTTGATACTGGGATATTCTCAGCCCACATTAGTTCAATATATTATTGGACTAG CTAAGAAAGCGACATCACCTGCTGATGTGGTGAATAATCTAGTGGAATGTGGATTGTCTTTATCAAGTGACACCCGTGCATTTGCTGAAGAAATCTTCACTAGAGTACCCCGTAAATCATCTGGTGTAAAC cttTATCAGAAACAAGAGAGGGAAGCTGCGATGTTGGCAAGAAAACAGAAGACTTATGCACTTTTGgatgcagatgatgaagaagaagataatgtTGTTGGGGATGATGCTGAGCATCGATCTTCCATTGCAGCTGCTCCTGAAACCAGAAAAGCAGATACCAATAGAAAACGTTTCAGGAAGAAGATTGAAAGTCAAGATGATGAAGACGATGAG GTAATTGCATGGGGGGAAGGAAAAGGACAGGTTAAAAGACAAACATccgaagatgaagatgatggttCAGAG TCAGAAGAAGAAAGACTGCGTGACCAAAGAGAGAGGGAGCAATTAGAGCAAAATATAAGGGAACGGGATGCAATAGGGACACGGAAG CTAACAGAGTCAAAGTTAACACGAAGGGAGGAAG AAGAGGCAATAAGGAGATCTAATGCTTTGGAGCAAGATGGCATCGGAAGTTTAAG AAAAGTTTCAAGACAAGAGTACTTAAAGAAAAGGGAGCAAAAGAAACTAGAGGAATTAAG AGATGATATAGAAGATGAGCAATATCTATTTGATGGTGTGAAGcttactgaagcagaatatcgtgagTTAAG GTACAAGAAGGAAATATATGAGATTGTGAAGAAGCGGTCAGAGGAGGATGACAATACAAATGAG TACAGGATGCCAGAAGCCTATGATGAGGAAGGGGGTGTCAATCAGGAAAAGAGATTTGCTGTGGCTATGCAACGTTACAG AGACCAAGGTGCTGCGGATAAAATGAATCCATTTGCTGAACAAGAGGCCTGGGAGGAGCATCAAATTG GAAAGGCAACGATGAAATatggttcaaaaaataaaaagcaaatatCTGATGACTATCA GTTTGTGTTTGAGGATCAGATTGATTTTATCAAAGCATCAGTTATGGGTGGCGAAAAT ATTGATAATGAGGAGGCCACCGAGTTGCTTGAGAAGTCTATGGCAAAATCAGCTTTGGAAAAGCTTCAG GAGGACAGAAAATCTTTACCTATTTATCCATATCGAGATCAATTGCTTCAAGCCATTGAGGATCATCAg attcTTGTTATTGTTGGTGAAACTGGTTCTGGAAAGACTACGCAAATACCCCAATATCTTCACGAAGTTGGATACACAAAGCGTGGAAAG ATTGGATGTACACAGCCACGACGGGTTGCTGCTATGAGCGTTGCTGCTCGAGTTTCTCAAGAAATGGGTGTCAAACTTGGGCATGAG GTTGGTTATTCTATCCGTTTTGAAGATTGCACTTCTGAAAAGACTGTTCTGAAATATATGACAGATGGGATGTTGTTGCGAGAGTTTCTTGGTGAACCAGATCTGGAAAGCTACAG tGTGGTGATGGTGGATGAGGCCCATGAAAGAACTCTCTCAACTGATATTCTATTTGGATTAGTGAAG GATATTGCTCGATTTCGCCCCGATCTTAAGTTGCTAATCTCAAGTGCAACGCTTGATGCGGAGAAATTTAGTGATTATTTTGATTCAGCTCCAATCTTTAAATTTCCAGGGAGGCGCTATCCTGTTGAAATACACTACACAAAAGCTCCAGAAGCTGATTATTTGGATGCAGCTATAGTTACTGTTCTTCAAATTCATGTGACACAAGAACTGGGAGATATTTTGGTTTTCTTCACTGGTCAAGAAGAGATTGAAACAGCAGAAGAAATTATAAAGCACAGGATAAGGGGCCTAGGGACAAAGATTGCTGAGCTGATTATATGTCCAATATATGCAAACCTACCGACTGAGCTCCAAGCAAAAATATTTGAAGCCACTCCCGAAGGAGCACGGAAGGTTGTTCTTGCTACAAATATAGCTGAAACCTCCTTGACTATTGATGGGATCAAGTACGTAATTGACCCAGGCTTTTGTAAAATGAAATCTTATAATCCAAGGACTGGAATGGAGTCATTGCTAATTGCTCCAGTCTCCAAAGCGTCAGCTAACCAGAGGGCAGGTCGAGCGGGAAGAACAGGTCCTGGAAAATGCTTCCGGTTATATACTGCCTACAACTATTACAATGATATGGAAGATAATACCATACCAGAAATACAAAGGACTAACCTTGCAAATGTTGTCCTTAGTCTTAAGAGCCTCGGGATCCACGActtgataaattttgattttatggaCCCACCTCCATCTGAAGCATTATTAAAAGCCCTAGAACTCCTCTTTGCTCTGAGTGCATTGAACAAGTTGGGTGAGTTAACTAAAGTGGGCAGACGGATGGCAGAGTTCCCTCTTGATCCTATGCTATCCAAAGCAATAGTTGCTTCTGACAATTACAAATGCTCAGATGAAATGATTTCCATTGCTGCTATGCTTTCTATTGGAAATTCGATATTTTATCGTCCAAAGGACAAACAAGTCCATGCTGACAATGCGCGAATGAATTTTCACACTGGAAATGTAGGGGACCACATTGCATTGCTAAAG GTCTACGATTCTTGGAAGGAGACAAATTACTCAACACAATGGTGCTATGAAAATTATATACAG GTTAGGAGTATGAAACGTGCAAGGGACATACGTGATCAACTTGAGGGGCTCTTGGAAAGGGTTGAAATTGAATTAACCTCAAATGCCAGTGATTTAGAACCTATAAAAAAAGCTATAACATCAG GCTTTTTCCCAAATTCTGCAAGGCTACAAAAGAATGGGTCTTATCGGACAGTTAAACATCCACAGACTGTTCACATACATCCGAGCTCAGGGCTGGCACAA ATCCTTCCAAGATGGGTTATATACCATGAATTGGTACTCACAACCAAGGAATATATGAGACAG GTAACGGAACTAAAGCCGGAGTGGTTGGTGGAAATAGCCCCACACTATTACCAGCTTAAGGATGTCGAAGATT CGGGTATGAAGAAAAAGCCGCGTGCAGAAGAAGGGCAAGGATTGTAG
- the LOC115963510 gene encoding pre-mRNA-splicing factor ATP-dependent RNA helicase DEAH1-like isoform X2, giving the protein MWFSYVFYCTTEEAIRRSNALEQDGIGSLRKVSRQEYLKKREQKKLEELRDDIEDEQYLFDGVKLTEAEYRELRYKKEIYEIVKKRSEEDDNTNEYRMPEAYDEEGGVNQEKRFAVAMQRYRDQGAADKMNPFAEQEAWEEHQIGKATMKYGSKNKKQISDDYQFVFEDQIDFIKASVMGGENIDNEEATELLEKSMAKSALEKLQEDRKSLPIYPYRDQLLQAIEDHQILVIVGETGSGKTTQIPQYLHEVGYTKRGKIGCTQPRRVAAMSVAARVSQEMGVKLGHEVGYSIRFEDCTSEKTVLKYMTDGMLLREFLGEPDLESYSVVMVDEAHERTLSTDILFGLVKDIARFRPDLKLLISSATLDAEKFSDYFDSAPIFKFPGRRYPVEIHYTKAPEADYLDAAIVTVLQIHVTQELGDILVFFTGQEEIETAEEIIKHRIRGLGTKIAELIICPIYANLPTELQAKIFEATPEGARKVVLATNIAETSLTIDGIKYVIDPGFCKMKSYNPRTGMESLLIAPVSKASANQRAGRAGRTGPGKCFRLYTAYNYYNDMEDNTIPEIQRTNLANVVLSLKSLGIHDLINFDFMDPPPSEALLKALELLFALSALNKLGELTKVGRRMAEFPLDPMLSKAIVASDNYKCSDEMISIAAMLSIGNSIFYRPKDKQVHADNARMNFHTGNVGDHIALLKVYDSWKETNYSTQWCYENYIQVRSMKRARDIRDQLEGLLERVEIELTSNASDLEPIKKAITSGFFPNSARLQKNGSYRTVKHPQTVHIHPSSGLAQILPRWVIYHELVLTTKEYMRQVTELKPEWLVEIAPHYYQLKDVEDSGMKKKPRAEEGQGL; this is encoded by the exons ATGTGGTTCAGCTATGTATTTTATTGCACAACAGAAGAGGCAATAAGGAGATCTAATGCTTTGGAGCAAGATGGCATCGGAAGTTTAAG AAAAGTTTCAAGACAAGAGTACTTAAAGAAAAGGGAGCAAAAGAAACTAGAGGAATTAAG AGATGATATAGAAGATGAGCAATATCTATTTGATGGTGTGAAGcttactgaagcagaatatcgtgagTTAAG GTACAAGAAGGAAATATATGAGATTGTGAAGAAGCGGTCAGAGGAGGATGACAATACAAATGAG TACAGGATGCCAGAAGCCTATGATGAGGAAGGGGGTGTCAATCAGGAAAAGAGATTTGCTGTGGCTATGCAACGTTACAG AGACCAAGGTGCTGCGGATAAAATGAATCCATTTGCTGAACAAGAGGCCTGGGAGGAGCATCAAATTG GAAAGGCAACGATGAAATatggttcaaaaaataaaaagcaaatatCTGATGACTATCA GTTTGTGTTTGAGGATCAGATTGATTTTATCAAAGCATCAGTTATGGGTGGCGAAAAT ATTGATAATGAGGAGGCCACCGAGTTGCTTGAGAAGTCTATGGCAAAATCAGCTTTGGAAAAGCTTCAG GAGGACAGAAAATCTTTACCTATTTATCCATATCGAGATCAATTGCTTCAAGCCATTGAGGATCATCAg attcTTGTTATTGTTGGTGAAACTGGTTCTGGAAAGACTACGCAAATACCCCAATATCTTCACGAAGTTGGATACACAAAGCGTGGAAAG ATTGGATGTACACAGCCACGACGGGTTGCTGCTATGAGCGTTGCTGCTCGAGTTTCTCAAGAAATGGGTGTCAAACTTGGGCATGAG GTTGGTTATTCTATCCGTTTTGAAGATTGCACTTCTGAAAAGACTGTTCTGAAATATATGACAGATGGGATGTTGTTGCGAGAGTTTCTTGGTGAACCAGATCTGGAAAGCTACAG tGTGGTGATGGTGGATGAGGCCCATGAAAGAACTCTCTCAACTGATATTCTATTTGGATTAGTGAAG GATATTGCTCGATTTCGCCCCGATCTTAAGTTGCTAATCTCAAGTGCAACGCTTGATGCGGAGAAATTTAGTGATTATTTTGATTCAGCTCCAATCTTTAAATTTCCAGGGAGGCGCTATCCTGTTGAAATACACTACACAAAAGCTCCAGAAGCTGATTATTTGGATGCAGCTATAGTTACTGTTCTTCAAATTCATGTGACACAAGAACTGGGAGATATTTTGGTTTTCTTCACTGGTCAAGAAGAGATTGAAACAGCAGAAGAAATTATAAAGCACAGGATAAGGGGCCTAGGGACAAAGATTGCTGAGCTGATTATATGTCCAATATATGCAAACCTACCGACTGAGCTCCAAGCAAAAATATTTGAAGCCACTCCCGAAGGAGCACGGAAGGTTGTTCTTGCTACAAATATAGCTGAAACCTCCTTGACTATTGATGGGATCAAGTACGTAATTGACCCAGGCTTTTGTAAAATGAAATCTTATAATCCAAGGACTGGAATGGAGTCATTGCTAATTGCTCCAGTCTCCAAAGCGTCAGCTAACCAGAGGGCAGGTCGAGCGGGAAGAACAGGTCCTGGAAAATGCTTCCGGTTATATACTGCCTACAACTATTACAATGATATGGAAGATAATACCATACCAGAAATACAAAGGACTAACCTTGCAAATGTTGTCCTTAGTCTTAAGAGCCTCGGGATCCACGActtgataaattttgattttatggaCCCACCTCCATCTGAAGCATTATTAAAAGCCCTAGAACTCCTCTTTGCTCTGAGTGCATTGAACAAGTTGGGTGAGTTAACTAAAGTGGGCAGACGGATGGCAGAGTTCCCTCTTGATCCTATGCTATCCAAAGCAATAGTTGCTTCTGACAATTACAAATGCTCAGATGAAATGATTTCCATTGCTGCTATGCTTTCTATTGGAAATTCGATATTTTATCGTCCAAAGGACAAACAAGTCCATGCTGACAATGCGCGAATGAATTTTCACACTGGAAATGTAGGGGACCACATTGCATTGCTAAAG GTCTACGATTCTTGGAAGGAGACAAATTACTCAACACAATGGTGCTATGAAAATTATATACAG GTTAGGAGTATGAAACGTGCAAGGGACATACGTGATCAACTTGAGGGGCTCTTGGAAAGGGTTGAAATTGAATTAACCTCAAATGCCAGTGATTTAGAACCTATAAAAAAAGCTATAACATCAG GCTTTTTCCCAAATTCTGCAAGGCTACAAAAGAATGGGTCTTATCGGACAGTTAAACATCCACAGACTGTTCACATACATCCGAGCTCAGGGCTGGCACAA ATCCTTCCAAGATGGGTTATATACCATGAATTGGTACTCACAACCAAGGAATATATGAGACAG GTAACGGAACTAAAGCCGGAGTGGTTGGTGGAAATAGCCCCACACTATTACCAGCTTAAGGATGTCGAAGATT CGGGTATGAAGAAAAAGCCGCGTGCAGAAGAAGGGCAAGGATTGTAG